From the genome of Drosophila melanogaster chromosome 2L, one region includes:
- the NimB1 gene encoding nimrod B1, isoform B: MHCSGPLAGLTALLTLVAFPVQIKTDSTVSTELYGDIENTEYGDFESLSQTRERQQHLCHREVPSVFFQTERDSPVRGNGSTIYFHRIEVCCAGYRRDPYANECVPDCSASSPDNCRNGFCRSPGVCECFAEFVRNEHGACIHTCPIACQHGRCYLNGTCVCHQNFVLDQETRQFCRPKCSQSCGTHEECVAPGQCDCSPGYRRTPDLGCQPVCAPDCGFGKCVAPNQCECFAGFIKRPNWNVCEAECYLNCENGLCESRYKCHCREGYRYDVNTTSCLPECSDNCGQGNGVCIAPGVCRCFRGYEVHGAECRPKCESRFCGKYGRCVAPEICGCGEGQQHCRNGSCDDIEHCSCPSGETHFIDRCLKADRLSQHLNTSEKRKHFNRQLAYEFNALIGRLFNF, from the exons ATGCACTGTAGTGGACCGTTGGCCGGGCTTACCGCTCTACTGACGCTGGTGGCATTTCCTGTCCAGATTAAGACCGATTCCACGGTTTCCACGGAGCTCTACGGCGACATAGAGAATACGGAGTACGGCGATTTTGAGTCACTAAGTCAAACTCGCGAGCGTCAGCAACATCTGTGCCATCGCGAGGTGCC TTCTGTGTTTTTCCAAACCGAGCGGGATTCCCCGGTGCGTGGTAATGGATCCACGATCTACTTCCATCGCATAGAGGTCTGTTGTGCAGGCTACCGTCGCGATCCGTATGCCAATGAATGTGTGCCGGACTGCTCCGCATCTTCGCCAGACAACTGCCGTAATGGCTTCTGTCGCAGTCCTGGCGTTTGCGAGTGCTTCGCAGAGTTTGTCCGTAACGAACATGGTGCCTGTATTCACACCTGTCCGATTGCCTGTCAGCATGGCAGATGTTATTTAAATGGCACCTGTGTCTGCCATCAGAACTTTGTCCTGGATCAGGAGACCCGGCAGTTCTGCCGGCCGAAGTGTTCGCAGTCATGTGGCACCCATGAGGAGTGTGTGGCGCCCGGCCAGTGCGACTGCTCACCCGGCTACCGGAGAACGCCGGACTTGGGATGCCAACCGGTTTGTGCTCCGGACTGCGGATTTGGCAAGTGCGTGGCGCCCAACCAGTGCGAGTGCTTCGCCGGGTTCATTAAACGGCCCAATTGGAATGTATGCGAAGCTGAGTGCTACCT GAACTGCGAGAATGGGCTCTGTGAGTCGCGGTACAAGTGTCACTGCCGCGAAGGATATCGCTACGACGTGAACACCACCAGCTGTTTGCCGGAGTGCAGCGACAACTGTGGCCAAGGAAATGGGGTGTGCATTGCGCCCGGAGTGTGCCGCTGCTTCCGAGGATACGAGGTCCACGGTGCCGAGTGTCGGCCAAAGTGTGAGAG CAGATTCTGCGGCAAATACGGGCGTTGTGTGGCTCCCGAAATCTGCGGCTGTGGTGAGGGTCAACAGCATTGCCGGAACGGAAGCTGTGACGATATCGAGCACTGCAGTTGCCCATCGGGGGAAACCCACTTCATCGATCGCTGTTTGAAGGCGGACCGCCTCAGTCAGCATCTCAACACTAGCGAAAAGAGAAAGCACTTCAATCGCCAACTTGCTTATGAGTTTAATGCCCTGATAGGGCGTCTATTTAATTTCTGA
- the NimB1 gene encoding nimrod B1, isoform A, with amino-acid sequence MHCSGPLAGLTALLTLVAFPVQIKTDSTVSTELYGDIENTEYGDFESLSQTRERQQHLCHREVPSVFFQTERDSPVRGNGSTIYFHRIEVCCAGYRRDPYANECVPDCSASSPDNCRNGFCRSPGVCECFAEFVRNEHGACIHTCPIACQHGRCYLNGTCVCHQNFVLDQETRQFCRPKCSQSCGTHEECVAPGQCDCSPGYRRTPDLGCQPVCAPDCGFGKCVAPNQCECFAGFIKRPNWNVCEAECYLNCENGLCESRYKCHCREGYRYDVNTTSCLPECSDNCGQGNGVCIAPGVCRCFRGYEVHGAECRPKCERFCGKYGRCVAPEICGCGEGQQHCRNGSCDDIEHCSCPSGETHFIDRCLKADRLSQHLNTSEKRKHFNRQLAYEFNALIGRLFNF; translated from the exons ATGCACTGTAGTGGACCGTTGGCCGGGCTTACCGCTCTACTGACGCTGGTGGCATTTCCTGTCCAGATTAAGACCGATTCCACGGTTTCCACGGAGCTCTACGGCGACATAGAGAATACGGAGTACGGCGATTTTGAGTCACTAAGTCAAACTCGCGAGCGTCAGCAACATCTGTGCCATCGCGAGGTGCC TTCTGTGTTTTTCCAAACCGAGCGGGATTCCCCGGTGCGTGGTAATGGATCCACGATCTACTTCCATCGCATAGAGGTCTGTTGTGCAGGCTACCGTCGCGATCCGTATGCCAATGAATGTGTGCCGGACTGCTCCGCATCTTCGCCAGACAACTGCCGTAATGGCTTCTGTCGCAGTCCTGGCGTTTGCGAGTGCTTCGCAGAGTTTGTCCGTAACGAACATGGTGCCTGTATTCACACCTGTCCGATTGCCTGTCAGCATGGCAGATGTTATTTAAATGGCACCTGTGTCTGCCATCAGAACTTTGTCCTGGATCAGGAGACCCGGCAGTTCTGCCGGCCGAAGTGTTCGCAGTCATGTGGCACCCATGAGGAGTGTGTGGCGCCCGGCCAGTGCGACTGCTCACCCGGCTACCGGAGAACGCCGGACTTGGGATGCCAACCGGTTTGTGCTCCGGACTGCGGATTTGGCAAGTGCGTGGCGCCCAACCAGTGCGAGTGCTTCGCCGGGTTCATTAAACGGCCCAATTGGAATGTATGCGAAGCTGAGTGCTACCT GAACTGCGAGAATGGGCTCTGTGAGTCGCGGTACAAGTGTCACTGCCGCGAAGGATATCGCTACGACGTGAACACCACCAGCTGTTTGCCGGAGTGCAGCGACAACTGTGGCCAAGGAAATGGGGTGTGCATTGCGCCCGGAGTGTGCCGCTGCTTCCGAGGATACGAGGTCCACGGTGCCGAGTGTCGGCCAAAGTGTGAGAG ATTCTGCGGCAAATACGGGCGTTGTGTGGCTCCCGAAATCTGCGGCTGTGGTGAGGGTCAACAGCATTGCCGGAACGGAAGCTGTGACGATATCGAGCACTGCAGTTGCCCATCGGGGGAAACCCACTTCATCGATCGCTGTTTGAAGGCGGACCGCCTCAGTCAGCATCTCAACACTAGCGAAAAGAGAAAGCACTTCAATCGCCAACTTGCTTATGAGTTTAATGCCCTGATAGGGCGTCTATTTAATTTCTGA